A genomic region of Nitrospinota bacterium contains the following coding sequences:
- a CDS encoding carbamoyltransferase: MYILGISAFYHDSAAALLKDGQIVAAAQEERFTRKKHDADYPEHAVRFCLEKAGITVADLGAVAFYDKPWIKFERILETYLAYAPQGITTFFKAIPLWLKEKLWMRDHLREKLGYEGKIIFPEHHESHAGSAFYPSPFEEAAILTVDGVGEWATTSLGVGRGNGLELLYEMHFPHSLGLLYSAFTYYTGFKVNSGEYKVMGLAPYGEPKYVDLIYKHLIDLKEDGSFKLDMGYFNYGAGLTMTSEKFHALFGGPPRKPETRLSQKEMDLARSVQVVTEEAMLRMGRHARKVTGLSRLCLAGGVALNCVANGKLLAEKVFDEIWVQPAAGDAGGALGAALFAWHKVEGQPRKADGKRDVQRGSYLGPHYSDEEIGKYLEESGAPFTKYSSEDELTTAVAKLVASEKVIGWFYGPMEFGPRALGARSIIGDARSPEMQSVMNLKIKFRESFRPFAPSVLRERVADYFDYDAESPYMLMVAPVRNDHRKAMTAEQEQLFGIEKLNVPRSDIPAITHVDYSARLQTVDRERNGAYYELIKKFERITGCPVIINTSFNVRGEPIVCRPAEAYKCFMRTNMDYLVLGNYVLDKTQQPALEGDTDWQKEFELD; the protein is encoded by the coding sequence ATTTACATACTGGGGATATCCGCGTTCTATCACGACTCCGCCGCGGCGCTGTTGAAAGACGGCCAGATAGTGGCCGCCGCCCAGGAGGAACGTTTCACGCGGAAAAAGCACGACGCCGACTATCCGGAGCACGCGGTGCGGTTCTGTCTGGAGAAGGCGGGCATCACCGTGGCCGACCTCGGGGCCGTGGCTTTCTATGACAAACCCTGGATAAAGTTCGAGCGCATCCTTGAGACCTACCTGGCTTACGCTCCGCAGGGGATCACCACGTTCTTCAAGGCCATCCCCCTGTGGCTGAAGGAAAAGCTGTGGATGCGGGACCACCTCCGCGAAAAGCTGGGATACGAGGGGAAGATAATATTCCCGGAGCATCACGAGTCCCACGCGGGCTCGGCCTTCTACCCGTCGCCCTTTGAAGAGGCGGCCATTTTGACCGTGGACGGGGTGGGGGAGTGGGCCACCACCTCGCTGGGCGTGGGCAGGGGTAACGGCCTGGAGTTGCTCTACGAAATGCATTTCCCCCATTCGCTGGGGCTTTTATATTCGGCGTTCACCTACTACACCGGGTTCAAGGTGAATTCCGGCGAGTACAAGGTGATGGGCCTGGCCCCTTATGGAGAGCCGAAATATGTGGATCTCATCTACAAGCATTTAATAGACCTCAAGGAAGACGGCTCCTTCAAGCTGGACATGGGCTATTTCAACTACGGCGCCGGGCTTACCATGACATCGGAAAAATTCCACGCCCTGTTCGGCGGCCCGCCCAGAAAACCGGAGACCCGGCTTTCCCAGAAAGAGATGGACCTGGCCCGGTCGGTGCAAGTGGTGACCGAGGAGGCCATGTTGCGCATGGGCCGCCATGCCCGGAAGGTGACCGGCCTTTCCAGGCTTTGCCTGGCCGGGGGTGTGGCTTTGAACTGCGTGGCCAACGGGAAACTGCTGGCCGAGAAGGTTTTTGACGAGATATGGGTACAGCCCGCCGCCGGAGACGCCGGAGGGGCCTTGGGAGCGGCGCTGTTCGCCTGGCACAAGGTGGAAGGCCAACCCAGGAAGGCCGACGGCAAACGGGACGTTCAGAGGGGCTCTTACCTTGGCCCCCATTATTCCGACGAGGAAATCGGAAAATACTTGGAGGAAAGCGGCGCCCCGTTCACAAAATATTCCAGCGAGGACGAATTGACCACGGCCGTGGCCAAACTTGTCGCCTCGGAAAAGGTCATAGGCTGGTTCTACGGGCCCATGGAGTTCGGCCCGCGCGCCCTGGGGGCCCGGAGCATCATCGGCGACGCGCGCTCCCCGGAGATGCAGTCGGTGATGAACCTGAAGATAAAATTCCGCGAATCGTTCCGCCCCTTCGCCCCGTCGGTATTGCGGGAGCGGGTGGCGGATTATTTCGATTATGACGCCGAGAGCCCTTACATGCTCATGGTGGCCCCGGTGCGGAACGATCACCGCAAGGCCATGACCGCCGAGCAGGAACAGCTTTTCGGCATAGAGAAGCTCAACGTCCCCCGGTCGGACATACCGGCCATAACCCACGTGGACTATTCTGCCCGGCTCCAGACCGTGGACAGGGAGCGCAACGGCGCATATTACGAGCTGATAAAGAAATTCGAGCGGATCACCGGTTGCCCGGTGATAATCAACACCTCCTTCAACGTGCGGGGCGAACCCATCGTTTGCAGGCCCGCCGAGGCCTACAAGTGTTTCATGCGCACCAACATGGATTACCTGGTGCTGGGCAACTATGTGCTGGACAAGACCCAACAGCCCGCCCTTGAGGGGGACACCGACTGGCAAAAGGAGTTCGAGCTGGACTAA
- a CDS encoding DUF3299 domain-containing protein yields MSLAGWLKRLFLKDGGPPLSGRSLLAIGGIVALLLSISPEIVKQHQAVTGVRHLEETPGSVPWTTLEKVDINYITDKNRLFSVEAQPEVLTLNGKSARVTGFITPLEPGTQLRKFILARTPPTCFFCVPGTPANMVYVETANPVAYKQEPVTVEGIFSFDSDMTDGILYRLRATSAE; encoded by the coding sequence ATGAGCCTGGCTGGCTGGTTAAAGCGCCTTTTCCTGAAAGATGGGGGCCCTCCATTAAGCGGGCGGAGCCTGCTTGCCATTGGGGGTATAGTGGCGTTGCTCCTGTCCATATCCCCCGAAATCGTAAAACAGCATCAGGCGGTGACAGGAGTCCGTCACCTGGAGGAAACCCCCGGTTCCGTTCCCTGGACGACACTTGAGAAGGTGGATATTAACTACATCACGGACAAGAACAGGTTATTCAGCGTGGAGGCCCAGCCGGAGGTATTAACCCTTAATGGGAAGAGCGCCCGCGTCACGGGTTTCATAACTCCGCTGGAGCCGGGAACGCAACTGCGCAAATTCATCCTGGCGCGAACGCCGCCCACCTGTTTCTTTTGTGTCCCGGGAACCCCGGCCAACATGGTTTACGTGGAGACGGCCAATCCCGTGGCCTATAAACAGGAGCCGGTGACCGTGGAAGGGATTTTCAGTTTCGACAGCGACATGACAGACGGGATTTTATACCGGCTCCGGGCAACATCGGCGGAATAA